A section of the Macadamia integrifolia cultivar HAES 741 chromosome 9, SCU_Mint_v3, whole genome shotgun sequence genome encodes:
- the LOC122089503 gene encoding uncharacterized protein LOC122089503, whose amino-acid sequence MGQDESSSMMCRGQSSEIKKGVVNAVSKGMPAPNVVICPDLSLGEQAALPFTLSSSEESSFGSFESSQGSDTEIDSSVGVDSHEAESATLRTDGGVRVIPKEEDRVSTDVLVGGDGFGGGNEAAVNVGDCKGEEGEVSASSFGPRQVASITYRHECLVGSQEALCCVGLGEEARGGRIGSQTSRGEGCQGQGTGGSGHAKTKKVVNTPAWSVVRSLEKGEKKREESPILRDADKGKGVMRLPLARRVMGDDAEHLDIGIQPFNQPFDLTSED is encoded by the exons ATGGGACAAGACGAGAGCTCATCTATGATGTGCCGAGGACAAAGCTCAGAGATAAAGAAAGGGGTTGTCAATGCGGTATCCAAGGGCATG CCCGCTCCCAATGTAGTGATTTGTCCTGATCTGTCCCTAGGAGAGCAGGCGGCACTACCATTTACTCTGTCATCCAGTGAGGAATCATCCTTTGGCAGTTTTGAGTCTTCGCAGGGCTCAGACACTGAGATAGACTCTAGTGTGGGGGTCGATTCACACGAGGCAGAATCGGCCACCCTTCGCACCGATGGTGGTGTGAGGGTCATTCCCAAAGAAGAGGATAGGGTGAGCACGGATGTTCTAGTTGGTGGTGATGGTTTCGGAGGGGGCAATGAAGCAGCTGTCAATGTAGGTGACTGCAAGGGTGAAGAAGGAGAAGTCTCAGCCTCGTCGTTTGGTCCACGACAAGTTGCGAGCATTACCTACAG ACATGAATGTTTAGTTGGATCCCAAGAAGCTCTCTGCTGCGTGGGCCTAGGTGAGGAAGCGCGTGGCGGTAGAATAGGTAGCCAAACGAGCCGAGGAGAAGGCTGCCAAGGGCAAGGCACCGGTGGCTCTGGGCATGCTAAGACAAAGAAGGTGGTAAACACTCCAGCTTGGTCGGTGGTGAGGTCGCTtgagaaaggagagaagaaaagagaggagtcACCAATCCTCAGGGACGCAGACAAGGGAAAGGGTGTAATGAGACTTCCCCTTGCTCGTCGAGTTATGGGTGATGATGCTGAGCACTTAGACATTGGCATTCAACCATTCAATCAACCATTTGATCTGACCTCTGAGGACtag